One stretch of Microvirga lotononidis DNA includes these proteins:
- a CDS encoding GntR family transcriptional regulator, producing MNEQSSEPLAFVPLDEGNPTPLYLQLQQSIEEAVRKGALKADAALPGERDLAKQLGISRVTVRKAITGLVQKGVLVQRWGSGTFIAPQMRLEQPLSRLSSFTDDMSARGLNSSAVMLSRSTGQASTDELMALGLSPGDLVSRVNRLRLANGIPMAIENAVIPSKVLPDPSLVKQSLYAVLHEQGFMPTRALQRLHAVLLNEEQAELLGVAPQSPALYIERRSFTAAGEVVEFTSSYYRGDAYDFVAELTISQPERMHNDDT from the coding sequence ATGAACGAGCAGTCCAGCGAGCCTCTCGCCTTCGTCCCCCTGGACGAAGGCAACCCCACGCCGCTCTATCTCCAGCTTCAGCAATCCATCGAGGAGGCGGTCCGCAAGGGAGCGCTCAAGGCCGATGCGGCCCTTCCGGGCGAACGGGATCTCGCCAAGCAGCTCGGCATTTCGCGCGTTACGGTGCGTAAGGCCATTACCGGCTTGGTGCAGAAGGGCGTGCTCGTCCAGCGCTGGGGATCGGGCACCTTCATCGCGCCGCAGATGCGTCTCGAACAGCCCCTGTCACGCCTGTCGAGTTTCACCGACGACATGTCGGCCCGCGGACTGAACTCCTCGGCCGTGATGCTGAGCCGCTCGACCGGGCAGGCCTCGACCGACGAGCTCATGGCGCTCGGCCTCTCGCCGGGAGACCTCGTCAGCCGCGTCAACCGCCTGCGCCTCGCCAACGGCATTCCCATGGCGATCGAGAACGCGGTCATCCCCTCGAAGGTCCTGCCCGATCCCTCCCTCGTCAAGCAATCGCTCTATGCGGTGCTGCACGAGCAGGGCTTCATGCCGACCCGCGCCCTGCAACGCCTGCATGCGGTTCTCCTCAACGAGGAACAGGCCGAGCTGCTCGGCGTTGCGCCTCAGAGTCCCGCGCTCTACATCGAACGTCGCTCGTTCACCGCCGCGGGCGAAGTCGTCGAGTTCACCTCGTCCTACTACCGGGGCGATGCCTATGATTTCGTGGCCGAGCTGACCATCAGCCAGCCCGAACGGATGCACAATGATGATACCTGA
- a CDS encoding BadF/BadG/BcrA/BcrD ATPase family protein — MTDLLFLGIDGGGTKCRARLRDAKGTLLGEGTGGPSNLRLDPELVWNSLLTACREALAQAGLQESDLERIHAGMGAAGAGQTSAVERLLSHAHPFASFEIETDAHTAWLGAFNGGDGAILIVGTGSCGYGGTSGQCHYVGGWGYEISDEGSGASIGRELLRRCIWAYDGRTASTPLSEAVLAEFKNDLEILVDWVGRARPADYGRYAPLVLQHAERRDPLGIAIIEDAAAGLSAIGMRLLDLGAPAICLFGGLSAPLRPWLSPPVQRTIAEPMADALDGAILLARMALRERRP, encoded by the coding sequence ATGACCGACCTTCTGTTCCTTGGCATTGACGGTGGCGGCACCAAGTGCCGGGCCCGGCTGCGCGATGCGAAGGGAACGCTTCTGGGCGAGGGAACGGGCGGTCCGTCCAACTTACGCCTCGATCCCGAACTGGTCTGGAACTCGCTCCTGACCGCCTGCCGCGAGGCGCTCGCGCAGGCGGGGCTTCAGGAGAGCGATCTCGAGCGCATCCATGCCGGCATGGGAGCGGCCGGTGCCGGGCAGACCAGCGCGGTCGAGCGCCTTCTGTCGCACGCTCATCCCTTCGCCTCCTTCGAGATCGAGACCGACGCCCACACGGCCTGGCTCGGCGCCTTCAACGGCGGCGACGGGGCCATCCTGATCGTCGGCACCGGCTCCTGCGGCTATGGCGGTACCAGCGGCCAGTGCCATTATGTCGGCGGCTGGGGCTACGAGATTTCCGATGAAGGCAGCGGCGCCTCCATCGGGCGCGAATTGCTGCGCCGCTGCATCTGGGCCTATGACGGCCGCACGGCCTCGACGCCGCTCTCCGAGGCGGTTCTGGCCGAGTTCAAGAACGACCTTGAAATCCTGGTCGACTGGGTCGGCAGGGCCCGCCCGGCCGATTACGGACGCTATGCGCCGCTCGTCCTGCAGCATGCGGAACGGCGCGATCCGCTTGGCATCGCCATCATCGAGGACGCGGCCGCCGGACTGAGCGCGATCGGCATGCGCCTGCTCGATCTCGGCGCTCCCGCGATCTGTCTCTTCGGCGGATTGTCGGCGCCGCTCCGTCCCTGGCTCTCGCCACCCGTGCAGCGAACCATCGCGGAACCCATGGCCGACGCGCTCGACGGCGCCATTCTGCTCGCCCGCATGGCCCTCCGGGAGCGGCGGCCATGA
- a CDS encoding ABC transporter substrate-binding protein produces the protein MKKLHSKAFLRRAGRLLAGASVAASALAFAHAASAQTLTIESWRNDDADVWNTKIIPAFNKKHPDIKVQFKADPPTEYNAALNARLAGGTAGDLITCRPFDASLDLFKKGSLVSVNDVKGIENFSDVAKSAWSTDDGKTTFCMPMASVIHGFVFNKEIFDELKLTPPKTVAEFHAVLDKIKADGKYTPIAMGTADQWEAATMGFQNIGVNYWKGEEGRKALIEGKQKFTDPAYVDVFKELASWAPYMGDGYKSQKYPDTQNLFTLGRAAIYPAGSWDVPIFRKQADFQFDAFAPPVVKDGDKCYISDHTDIAIGINAKSKNMDAAKAFLSWVASPEFAEIYANELPGFFPLSKAKVEVKDPVAAKFVGWRGTCESSIRNSYQILSRGTPNLENELWNVSAQVMNGSMKPEEAAKKAEDGLASWYEPHKK, from the coding sequence ATGAAGAAACTCCATTCGAAAGCGTTTCTGCGCCGCGCAGGACGGCTGCTCGCGGGCGCCTCGGTGGCCGCGTCGGCCCTTGCTTTCGCCCATGCCGCGTCCGCCCAGACGCTCACCATCGAGAGCTGGCGCAACGACGACGCGGATGTCTGGAACACCAAGATCATTCCGGCCTTCAACAAGAAGCACCCCGACATCAAGGTGCAGTTCAAGGCCGACCCGCCGACCGAGTACAACGCCGCCCTGAACGCGCGTCTTGCCGGCGGCACGGCGGGCGACCTCATCACCTGCCGCCCGTTCGACGCCTCCCTGGACCTGTTCAAGAAGGGCAGCCTGGTCTCCGTCAACGACGTGAAGGGCATCGAGAACTTTTCCGACGTGGCCAAGAGCGCCTGGTCCACGGACGACGGCAAGACCACGTTCTGCATGCCGATGGCCTCGGTGATCCACGGCTTCGTCTTCAACAAGGAGATCTTCGACGAGCTGAAGCTCACGCCGCCGAAGACGGTGGCCGAGTTCCACGCGGTGCTCGACAAGATCAAGGCCGACGGCAAGTACACGCCGATCGCCATGGGCACGGCCGATCAATGGGAGGCCGCCACCATGGGCTTCCAGAACATCGGCGTGAACTACTGGAAGGGCGAGGAGGGCCGCAAGGCGCTCATCGAGGGCAAGCAGAAATTCACCGACCCGGCCTATGTGGACGTGTTCAAGGAACTGGCGAGCTGGGCGCCCTACATGGGCGACGGCTACAAGTCGCAGAAATATCCGGACACGCAGAACCTGTTCACGCTCGGCCGCGCGGCGATCTACCCGGCCGGCTCCTGGGACGTGCCGATCTTCCGCAAGCAGGCCGATTTCCAGTTCGACGCCTTCGCGCCGCCGGTCGTGAAGGACGGCGACAAGTGCTACATCAGCGACCACACGGATATCGCGATCGGCATCAACGCCAAGTCCAAGAACATGGACGCGGCCAAGGCCTTCCTGTCGTGGGTGGCCTCGCCTGAATTCGCCGAGATCTACGCCAACGAGCTGCCGGGCTTCTTCCCGCTCTCCAAGGCGAAGGTCGAGGTGAAGGACCCGGTCGCGGCGAAGTTCGTCGGCTGGCGCGGCACCTGCGAAAGCTCGATCCGCAACTCCTACCAGATCCTGTCGCGCGGCACGCCGAACCTCGAGAACGAGCTTTGGAACGTGAGCGCCCAGGTGATGAACGGCAGCATGAAGCCGGAAGAGGCCGCCAAGAAGGCCGAGGACGGCCTCGCCAGCTGGTATGAGCCGCACAAGAAGTAA